The proteins below come from a single Pseudarthrobacter sp. SSS035 genomic window:
- the catA gene encoding catechol 1,2-dioxygenase, giving the protein MTENQLDTRQENEGTAVEAGSKATERFAASGKPTGAGVPKERVSLLAGALIKAANDIVVEHEVTYEEYNALKAWLIKVGNDGEWPLFLDVWLEHTVEDVNSQDRPGTKGTIEGPYYVPNSPVLDSPATVEMRDDEDGVPLQFSGRFTDTDGNPIQGAQLEIWHADSAGFYSQYAPGLPDWLFRANVQADSNGQFVLHTMRPAPYQIPTDGACGQLISAAGWHAWRPAHIHIKVSAPGYQPVTQQLYFPGDPHNADDIASAVKPELMLNSTPRTDGAAGEEASYDYVLAKVGQSK; this is encoded by the coding sequence ATGACTGAGAACCAGTTGGACACCCGCCAGGAAAACGAGGGTACCGCTGTGGAGGCCGGTTCGAAGGCGACCGAGCGCTTCGCCGCTTCGGGCAAGCCCACGGGAGCGGGAGTACCCAAGGAGCGCGTGAGCTTGCTCGCCGGCGCCCTCATCAAAGCAGCTAACGACATCGTCGTCGAACACGAAGTCACCTACGAGGAGTACAACGCCCTGAAAGCCTGGCTGATCAAGGTGGGCAACGATGGCGAGTGGCCGCTGTTCCTCGACGTGTGGCTAGAGCACACAGTGGAGGATGTCAACTCCCAGGACCGGCCCGGCACGAAAGGCACCATCGAGGGACCCTATTACGTCCCGAACTCGCCTGTGCTGGATTCCCCTGCCACGGTTGAGATGCGTGATGACGAAGATGGCGTTCCGTTGCAGTTCAGCGGCCGTTTCACCGACACCGACGGCAACCCGATCCAAGGTGCACAGCTGGAAATTTGGCATGCGGACTCGGCGGGCTTCTACTCCCAGTACGCCCCGGGTCTTCCGGACTGGCTGTTCCGCGCCAATGTGCAGGCCGACAGCAACGGACAATTCGTCCTCCACACCATGCGCCCGGCTCCGTACCAGATTCCCACTGATGGAGCCTGTGGGCAGCTGATCAGTGCTGCGGGCTGGCACGCCTGGCGCCCGGCCCACATTCACATTAAGGTCTCAGCGCCCGGCTATCAGCCTGTGACCCAACAGCTTTACTTCCCCGGCGACCCGCACAATGCGGACGACATCGCTTCGGCCGTCAAGCCGGAGCTGATGCTCAACAGCACACCGCGTACAGACGGCGCTGCCGGCGAAGAAGCCTCATATGACTACGTCCTCGCCAAAGTGGGACAGTCCAAATAG
- a CDS encoding mandelate racemase/muconate lactonizing enzyme family protein, with amino-acid sequence MKIERIEMIPYSIPYTHPLKFASGEVANADHVLVRVYTDDGVIGVADAPPRPYTYGETQESIGTIIEKTFAPQLTGLEIFDREKIHAVMRRTIHNQVAKGAVDIAVWDAIGKTLGTPVHKLLGGYTDRMRVSHMLGFRPAQELLEEALRFGEEYGITTFKLKVGRRPLSLDVEACHVLREGLGEDVELYLDANRGWTANEALEVLRRTEGLGLTMLEEPCDAKEALSRRRLVDKSPIPVVGDESVPTAGDASRELLSGGCNAICIKTARSGFTEATEILGLCTGLGVDVTMGNQIDTQIGSLATVTFGAAHEATSRRAGELSNFLDMADDLLADPLRIIDGTISVRELPGVGAEIDEDKLAAYRLS; translated from the coding sequence TTGAAGATCGAGCGGATCGAAATGATCCCGTACTCCATCCCGTACACGCACCCTTTGAAGTTCGCCAGCGGCGAGGTGGCAAACGCTGACCACGTTCTTGTGCGTGTTTACACCGACGACGGCGTCATAGGAGTTGCGGACGCCCCTCCCCGTCCTTATACCTACGGCGAGACACAAGAGTCCATCGGGACGATCATCGAGAAGACATTCGCCCCGCAACTGACCGGTCTCGAGATTTTCGACCGGGAGAAGATACATGCAGTGATGCGCCGGACCATTCACAACCAGGTAGCCAAGGGCGCCGTCGACATCGCAGTGTGGGACGCGATCGGCAAGACGCTCGGCACTCCCGTGCACAAGCTACTGGGTGGGTATACCGACCGAATGCGGGTCAGCCACATGCTCGGCTTCCGGCCGGCGCAGGAACTCCTCGAAGAGGCCCTGCGCTTCGGCGAGGAATACGGCATCACCACCTTCAAGCTGAAAGTGGGCCGTCGGCCGCTGTCACTGGACGTGGAGGCCTGCCACGTGTTGCGCGAGGGACTGGGCGAAGACGTGGAGCTATACCTTGACGCGAACCGCGGATGGACCGCGAACGAAGCCCTTGAGGTGCTGCGGAGGACTGAGGGGCTCGGGCTGACCATGCTCGAGGAACCGTGCGACGCCAAGGAAGCACTGAGCCGCCGCCGGCTGGTCGATAAATCGCCAATCCCGGTAGTGGGCGATGAATCCGTCCCCACGGCTGGGGACGCGTCCCGGGAACTGCTTTCCGGTGGCTGCAATGCCATCTGCATCAAGACCGCCCGTTCCGGATTCACCGAGGCCACCGAGATATTGGGCCTGTGCACCGGGCTCGGCGTGGATGTGACCATGGGCAACCAGATCGACACCCAGATCGGCTCCCTTGCGACTGTAACCTTTGGCGCCGCCCACGAGGCCACGAGCCGCCGGGCGGGGGAACTGTCGAACTTCCTCGATATGGCCGACGACCTGCTGGCCGATCCGCTCCGGATAATCGACGGAACGATCTCCGTGCGCGAGTTGCCGGGGGTCGGAGCAGAGATCGACGAGGACAAACTCGCGGCCTACCGCCTGTCCTAG
- a CDS encoding muconolactone Delta-isomerase family protein → MLFLARMDVHFPAHLSAEDVTRMQRLEMEYSQALQQDGRLAFIWRVVGEYANYSVFDVGSNDELHQILSSFPMYPFMKIKVTPLAKHPNSIR, encoded by the coding sequence ATGTTGTTTTTGGCCCGCATGGACGTGCACTTCCCAGCGCACCTCTCCGCTGAGGACGTCACCCGCATGCAGCGGTTGGAGATGGAGTATTCCCAGGCCCTGCAACAGGACGGCCGCCTTGCCTTCATCTGGCGGGTGGTCGGCGAGTACGCGAACTATTCGGTGTTCGACGTCGGATCCAACGACGAGCTGCACCAGATCCTGAGCAGCTTCCCGATGTACCCCTTCATGAAAATTAAGGTCACACCGCTGGCCAAACATCCCAACTCCATCCGCTGA
- a CDS encoding benzoate/H(+) symporter BenE family transporter gives MPRFQRAASVTTGSRPRPVHRAQPLFERPKLRPAGIRDILRDIGPHYASNGVVGLAFSASGPVAVTLTVGSLGGLTEAQLASWVFAIFLSAGAATLVMSLIYRQPLGFAWSIPGTVLLGPSLQHLSFPEVVGAFFSAGVLILALGLSGVVRPIMAAIPVPIVMAMVAAVFLRFGTDIVSSTRADPAVAAPMVVAFLVLTAVPSLGRRLPPVLGSLAAGVVAVVLSGRFAMSQGGPILAMPVFTAPALTWAAQLELVIPLALTVLVVQNGQGAAVLRAAGHQPPINAFAMSSGVFSLVNATLGGVSACVTGPTNALLTASGQKTRQYTAAVVYALLSLLCALLAPMLTRLMLATPEAFVLALGGIAMLRALQQAFVTAFATNFTLGALVTFVVTISGLDLFNIHAAFWGVVIGYALSRLLERQDHAAT, from the coding sequence ATGCCCCGCTTCCAAAGGGCCGCGTCGGTGACCACCGGATCACGACCCCGCCCGGTCCACAGAGCCCAACCACTCTTCGAACGGCCCAAACTCCGTCCGGCAGGCATACGCGATATCCTGCGGGACATCGGCCCACACTACGCCTCGAACGGGGTCGTCGGACTGGCGTTCTCCGCATCCGGGCCGGTAGCGGTCACTCTTACCGTCGGCTCGCTCGGCGGACTGACAGAGGCCCAGCTCGCATCCTGGGTCTTCGCTATTTTCCTCTCCGCCGGCGCGGCGACCCTGGTCATGTCGCTGATCTATCGCCAGCCGTTGGGCTTCGCCTGGTCCATCCCAGGGACCGTGCTGTTGGGGCCGTCGCTGCAGCATCTGTCGTTTCCTGAGGTGGTAGGGGCGTTCTTCTCCGCCGGAGTGCTGATTCTCGCCCTCGGTTTATCCGGGGTGGTGCGTCCAATCATGGCCGCGATTCCCGTTCCGATCGTCATGGCCATGGTTGCCGCCGTGTTCCTGCGGTTCGGGACGGACATCGTCTCCTCCACACGGGCCGACCCCGCCGTAGCGGCACCCATGGTGGTGGCGTTCCTTGTTCTCACCGCCGTGCCCTCCCTGGGCCGACGCCTCCCTCCGGTACTGGGTAGTTTGGCGGCAGGCGTCGTCGCCGTCGTGCTCAGTGGCCGGTTCGCGATGTCCCAGGGCGGACCGATCCTGGCCATGCCCGTGTTCACAGCCCCCGCGCTCACTTGGGCCGCACAACTGGAACTGGTGATCCCGTTGGCACTCACGGTCCTGGTGGTACAGAACGGACAAGGCGCAGCTGTGCTCCGGGCCGCAGGACACCAGCCTCCGATCAATGCCTTCGCGATGAGCTCGGGCGTCTTCTCACTGGTCAACGCCACACTCGGCGGTGTGTCCGCCTGTGTCACTGGACCCACCAACGCCTTGTTGACCGCCTCCGGACAGAAAACCCGCCAGTACACGGCCGCGGTGGTCTATGCACTGCTATCCCTGCTGTGCGCTTTGCTGGCACCAATGCTCACCCGCCTCATGCTGGCCACGCCCGAAGCTTTCGTTCTGGCCCTGGGGGGAATCGCCATGCTGCGTGCGCTCCAACAGGCCTTCGTGACCGCTTTTGCCACGAACTTCACCCTGGGAGCTTTAGTGACTTTCGTCGTAACCATCTCCGGCCTGGATCTCTTCAACATCCATGCGGCGTTCTGGGGTGTGGTCATTGGCTACGCCTTGTCCCGACTGCTTGAGCGACAGGACCACGCTGCGACCTGA